A stretch of Rhododendron vialii isolate Sample 1 chromosome 4a, ASM3025357v1 DNA encodes these proteins:
- the LOC131323773 gene encoding uncharacterized protein LOC131323773, whose product MVTRRSIKADPNQIKAVKDLHPPRTIKEGKSRRSFEWTSDCDSALAELKEYLNSAPLLVKPKEFETLYLYLAMSAHATSSALVWREGTDDMPIYFTSKTLFPAQTHYLPLEKLALPLISAARKLLPYFQSHPIVVLTEHTLKSLFRKADLSNRVRANFIAELIPEDTELLNTPIPTQTITEHQLSPKPWHLFQGDIWRLHVDGASNSNGAGAGVILVSPCRTLHESAISIEFLATNNETEYEALLAGLRSAVAMEISNLVVYCDSQLIVNQVLGDYEARDPRMSKYQATVAELIPHFHNFKIEQINREHNAHADALAGLASASKASEFRTISFGNIDHPSFDATPKVLNVELGPSWMDEIIVFLKHDTLLADKKEAYRIRNKAAYYWLSESGQLYRKSISGPYLLVVHPTQVPEILAELHSGSCGCHSSSRSLCQRALSHGYFWKNMKKDCENTVRKCRPCQLFSPIPKQPAQNLSPITSPWPFAQWGLNIVGKLPTAPGGFKFLITATDYFSKWVEVEPLVTITDADVRKFV is encoded by the exons ATGGTCACTCGAAGAAGTATTAAGGCCGACCCTAACCAAATAAAGGCTGTTAAAGATTTGCacccaccaaggacaatcaaggaa ggaaaaagtcgaCGCAGCTTTGAGTGGACCTCGGATTGTGACTCCGCTTTGGCCGAACTCAAAGAATACTTAAACTCGGCCCCGCTATTGGTGAAACCCAAGGAGTTCGAAACTTTATATCTTTATCTCGCCATGTCCGCCCACGCAACTAGTTCTGCACTTGTATGGCGGGAAGGCACCGATGACATGCCaatctacttcacaagcaaaACACTCTTTCCAGCTCAAACTCATTACCTAccacttgaaaagttagcccttcCTCTCATTTCAGCGGCTAGGAAACTCCTACCCTACTTCCAATCGCACCCCATCGTCGTCTTAACAGAACACACCCTCAAGAGCCTCTTTCGAAAAGCTGATCTATCTAACAGG gttcGTGCTAACTTTATTGCTGAGCTTATTCCGGAAGATACTGAACTTCTCAACACACCAATCCCAACACAAACCATCACCGAGCATCAATTGTCGCCGAAaccttggcaccttttccaaggTGACATCTGGCGTCTACATGTTGACGGAGCATCtaacagcaacggagcaggggccGGGGTCATCTTAGTCTCCCCCTGTAGAACACTACACGAAAGCGCTATCAGCATCGAATTCCTCGCCACCAATAACGAAActgaatatgaagccctcctAGCTGGCTTACGCTCTGCAGTTGCGATGGAAATCTCCAACCTTGTCGTTTActgtgactcccaactcatagttaaccaagtactGGGAGACTATGAGGCCCGGGATCCGCGGATGTCAAAATACCAGGCAACCGTAGCCGAACTAATCCCCCACTTCCACAATTTcaaaatcgaacagatcaaccgcgaacACAATGCGCACGCCGACGCACTCGCTGGCCTTGCCTCGGCTTCTAAAGCCTCCGAATTTCGGACAATCAGCTTTGGCAACATCGACCACCCGAGCTTTGATGCCACTCCAAAGGTTCTCAATGTTGAACTCGGcccaagctggatggacgagatcatTGTGTTTCTCAAACATGATACTCTACTGGcagacaagaaggaagcttatcGCATCAGGAACaaagccgcttactactggctctctgaaagcggccaactctacaggaaatcTATCTCCGGCCCATATCTCCTCGTggtccacccaacccaagttcccGAGATTCTCGCCGAACTTCACTCAGGGAGTTGTGGCTGCCACTCCAGCAGCCGTTCACTTTGCCAACGAGCATTGAGTCACGGAtacttttggaagaacatgaagaaagactgtgaAAACACAGTTCGCAAATGCCGACCatgccaacttttttctcccATACCAAAGCAACCTGCCCAGAACCTCTCCCCTATCACcagtccttggccctttgcacaatgggggctcaATATTGTCGGAAAACTGCCAACAgctccaggaggattcaagttcctaATCACcgcaacagactacttctcaaaatgggtagagGTCGAGCCTCTTGTGACAATCACAGATGCTGACGTTCGCAAATTTGTCTAg
- the LOC131323774 gene encoding uncharacterized protein LOC131323774, whose translation MAKEPVSLSQMQKLPSETLRQYAERYWQLFNEIPGIDEYWAIRTFKNGLEINSKILDQLAIRPPHGMGELMRIVERFCALEEFYADRAAQGLTNSTTITPQLTAPVATQQPQPKKLVHNIKEGKKRQLKVHDYVAKTTYFKEPIWSFLKKIMRQPWFEWPTGKLGTDTGQVDQNPRKKCSYHNELSHYTTACAPYKALLEHLAA comes from the coding sequence ATGGCCAAGGAGCCTGTGTCATTGTCCCAAATGCAGAAACTCCCATCTGAAACTCTCCGTCAGTACGCCGAACGATACTGGCAACTGTTCAACGAAATTCCTGGTATCGATGAGTACTGGGCCATAAGAACCTTCAAAAATGGCTTGGAAATTAACAGCAAGATTTTGGACCAACTTGCTATCCGCCCACCCCATGGCATGGGCGAGTTGATGCGCATCGTGGAAAGATTCTGCGCCCTTGAAGAATTCTACGCGGATCGTGCGGCTCAAGGACTAACAAATTCTACAACGATCACACCTCAGCTGACAGCACCAGTCGCAACGCAGCAGCCTCAGCCGAAGAAACTTGTccacaacatcaaggaaggaaagaagCGCCAGCTGAAGGTACATGACTATGTGGCCAAAACcacatacttcaaagaacccatctggtctTTCTTGAAGaaaatcatgaggcaaccatggttcgaatGGCCAACAGGAAAGCTGGGCACAGACACTGGCCAAGTAGATCAGAACCCACGAAAGAAGTGCTCATACCACAATGAGCTCAGTCATTACACAACCGCATGCGCACCATACAAAGCCCTATTAGAGCATCTGGCAGCATAA